ACTTCCCATTCAAAGCTAGGTGTTGAACCTCCTCAAACCAGAAATCCGGGCTTTTGGCTAACCTTAACTTCCACCACCTTCACCACTTCTGGGCCGTCGCCCGCGAGGGCAGCATCGCCCGAGCCTCCGAGACCCTCAACGTCTCCCCGCCCACCATCAGCACCCAGATCAAGGCCCTCGAAACCGCCCTCGGCGAACCCCTGTTCCACCGCAGGGCCCGACGCATGGACCTCACCGAAATCGGGCAATGCGTCTTCGAGTACGCCGATGACATCTTCTCGCTCGGCAACGAACTGGTCCGCTCGGTCCAGAACGGCGAGATCAGCCAGAAACGAAACCGCATCGTCATCGGCGTCACCGAGTCCCTCCCCAAACTCATCGCCCACTCCATCCTCCGACCCGCCATCGACGCCACCAACGCCCCACGCGTTGTCTGTCGTGAGGGTGACCTCGAAACCCTGATGCTCGACCTCGCCAGCTTCAGACTCGACCTGGTCCTCTCCGAAGAGCCCGCCCCCGCCTCTAGCCCGCTCAAAGTCTTCAGCCACAAGCTCGGCGACTCCGGCATCAGCTTCTACGCCACCGCAGAACTCGCCGCGCAACTCAAAGGCGAGTTTCCCAATAACCTCGACGGTGCCCCCCTGCTGATCCCCACCGAACGCAACGTCCTCCGCCGGACCCTGGACCAGTGGTTCACCCAGCTGGATATCCAGCCTCGGATCGTCGCCGAGTTCGAAGACACCGCCCTGACCAAGTACTTCGCCGCCGATGGCACCGGCATCCTCGCCATCCCCACCGTCGTCGGCGAAAACTCCGCACGACTGTTCGGCCTCGAGCTGATCGGCAGCAGCGAACAGTGCCGCGAAAGCTTCTACATCATCAGCCCCGAACGCAAACTCACTCACTCCGCCACCCTGATGCTCACCGATCGCGCTCGCAACAATCTCTTCACCAACCAAAGCGACGACGCGATCGAATCCCTCAACAACCAGAATCCGTGATCTTCGACCGCGCCGACACCACACACCGCTCCGCCTCTGACGCCGTCGCCCCCAGCGCCGTGAGGTGCCCCATTTTCCGACCCACCCGAGGATCATGCTTCCCATAAAGATGCAGCGACACCCCCGCCTCACCCAATACATCCAACCACGCTGGCTCGCCATCAACCCACAGATCGCCCAATAGATTCACCATCGCCGCCGGTCCACGCCAGCCAACGTCTCCCAAGGGCAAGCCCGCCACCGCGCGCAGGTGCTGCTCGAACTGAGACGTGGCGCAAGCCTCGATCGTCACGTGCCCCGAGTTGTGCGGGCGCGGGGCCAACTCATTGACCATCAGCGACCCGTCACCCAAAACAAACATCTCAACACACAACACGCCC
This Phycisphaeraceae bacterium DNA region includes the following protein-coding sequences:
- a CDS encoding LysR family transcriptional regulator; its protein translation is MANLNFHHLHHFWAVAREGSIARASETLNVSPPTISTQIKALETALGEPLFHRRARRMDLTEIGQCVFEYADDIFSLGNELVRSVQNGEISQKRNRIVIGVTESLPKLIAHSILRPAIDATNAPRVVCREGDLETLMLDLASFRLDLVLSEEPAPASSPLKVFSHKLGDSGISFYATAELAAQLKGEFPNNLDGAPLLIPTERNVLRRTLDQWFTQLDIQPRIVAEFEDTALTKYFAADGTGILAIPTVVGENSARLFGLELIGSSEQCRESFYIISPERKLTHSATLMLTDRARNNLFTNQSDDAIESLNNQNP